The proteins below are encoded in one region of Acidimicrobiia bacterium:
- a CDS encoding ABC transporter substrate-binding protein: protein MKSFRYAKVILLLVALAVVASACGGDDGGGSDGGEEGIVRFAFAPDPAWDWIVDQGILEAMEAESGFRILQTVTWDEIGVFAGGHADVVSIGSYETPVIESEQGIDTVTIGKFNLAKDVVIVTTDKDWETFADLPEGCVIGVESFVGGSTVWQALADDLEGREIAEGSSDLPMATADYQVMPDLVISGDFCAGIIDPTQAIPEFATGAIKTLYDGKSGSQMYADVYQPGHAGMTSNNFVTLESWYEDHPGEVAFFLEVWQRALDEWAAHREEIIDTYPEHFAAEDESQVQFMKDYFVDTFDWFVTSPYLDEAWIQGEEEITEILRRAELISDDLDMPFHVCIDPASGEETCKLP, encoded by the coding sequence GTGAAGAGTTTTCGCTATGCCAAGGTCATCCTGTTGCTCGTCGCCCTGGCTGTCGTAGCCTCCGCGTGCGGAGGCGATGATGGGGGAGGTTCTGACGGCGGGGAGGAGGGGATCGTGAGGTTCGCCTTCGCTCCGGACCCGGCTTGGGACTGGATCGTCGACCAAGGCATCCTCGAGGCGATGGAGGCGGAGTCCGGTTTCCGCATCCTGCAGACGGTGACCTGGGACGAGATCGGGGTGTTCGCGGGCGGGCACGCGGATGTCGTCTCGATCGGTAGTTACGAGACGCCGGTGATCGAGTCGGAGCAGGGCATCGACACCGTGACGATCGGCAAGTTCAACCTCGCCAAGGACGTCGTGATCGTCACGACAGACAAGGACTGGGAGACGTTCGCCGACCTGCCGGAAGGCTGCGTGATCGGTGTCGAGAGCTTCGTCGGCGGATCGACGGTCTGGCAGGCACTCGCTGACGACCTGGAAGGCCGCGAGATCGCCGAAGGCTCCAGCGACCTGCCGATGGCGACGGCGGACTATCAGGTGATGCCGGATCTCGTGATCTCCGGTGACTTCTGCGCCGGGATCATCGACCCGACCCAGGCGATTCCCGAGTTCGCGACCGGCGCCATCAAGACCCTCTACGACGGCAAGTCGGGGTCGCAGATGTACGCCGACGTGTACCAGCCGGGACACGCCGGCATGACGAGCAACAACTTCGTCACGCTCGAGAGTTGGTACGAGGACCACCCGGGCGAGGTCGCCTTCTTCCTGGAGGTGTGGCAGCGGGCACTCGACGAGTGGGCAGCCCACCGTGAGGAGATCATCGACACGTACCCGGAGCACTTCGCGGCCGAGGACGAGTCGCAGGTCCAGTTCATGAAGGATTACTTCGTCGACACCTTCGACTGGTTCGTGACGTCGCCCTACCTCGACGAGGCATGGATCCAAGGTGAGGAGGAGATCACCGAGATACTGCGGCGAGCAGAGCTGATCTCCGACGACCTCGACATGCCGTTCCACGTGTGCATCGATCCGGCGAGCGGCGAGGAGACGTGCAAGCTGCCGTGA
- a CDS encoding ABC transporter permease subunit yields MTETRDETTALAAGSTRERVARQAASIRRKAVGYSLLGALAFLGVWMFAHFVIRSEAFEYVPSPWKVGDRMLGFIFGDPDRNVPAGKVFENFWDTLRKVLLGWGGAVVLGVPIGVLMGRFRYARDFFFDLVYLAANVPLIVYAVLSLLLFGVGDTGPAVVVAVLVLPIIAINVAEGVESVDPNLLAMSRAYRLPPREALRHIVFPSFYPFLFAGARVSFADSWKLGALTETFGGQTGVGVQLRKAFQIFAVADLLAWMMFFVIFVLFIERVVLMRLERYAFRYRLKRGEDVLRY; encoded by the coding sequence GTGACGGAGACGCGAGACGAGACGACGGCGCTTGCGGCCGGCTCGACACGGGAACGGGTTGCGCGCCAGGCGGCGAGTATCCGGCGGAAGGCCGTCGGGTACTCGCTGCTCGGCGCCCTCGCCTTTCTCGGGGTGTGGATGTTCGCCCACTTCGTCATCAGGTCTGAGGCGTTCGAATATGTGCCGAGCCCCTGGAAGGTCGGAGATCGGATGCTCGGGTTCATCTTCGGCGATCCCGACCGCAACGTCCCGGCGGGCAAGGTCTTCGAGAACTTCTGGGATACGCTCCGCAAGGTGCTGCTCGGTTGGGGAGGCGCTGTCGTGCTCGGCGTCCCGATCGGCGTGCTCATGGGGCGGTTCCGGTACGCCAGGGACTTCTTCTTCGACCTCGTCTACCTGGCCGCCAACGTGCCGCTCATCGTCTACGCAGTGCTCTCACTGCTGCTGTTCGGCGTTGGAGATACCGGCCCTGCCGTGGTCGTCGCCGTCCTGGTGCTCCCGATCATCGCCATCAACGTCGCTGAAGGAGTCGAGAGCGTCGACCCGAACCTCCTCGCCATGAGCAGGGCATACCGGCTCCCACCGCGAGAGGCGTTGCGACACATCGTGTTCCCGTCGTTCTACCCGTTCCTGTTCGCAGGAGCACGAGTGTCGTTCGCCGACTCATGGAAGCTCGGAGCGCTCACCGAGACGTTCGGGGGGCAGACGGGCGTCGGCGTCCAACTCCGCAAGGCGTTCCAGATTTTCGCGGTTGCCGACCTGCTGGCGTGGATGATGTTCTTCGTGATCTTCGTACTGTTCATCGAACGGGTCGTGCTCATGCGCCTCGAGAGGTACGCCTTCCGCTACCGCCTCAAGCGAGGCGAGGACGTCCTGAGGTACTGA